One genomic window of Amyelois transitella isolate CPQ chromosome 8, ilAmyTran1.1, whole genome shotgun sequence includes the following:
- the LOC106137144 gene encoding dihydroorotate dehydrogenase (quinone), mitochondrial isoform X1, whose translation MSSKTQALKKIKSLCYLTIGGSVAYQFTYMKKDFNGYYQSFLQPAIQYLSPELAHRLGVSAVKYGFFPPEKYNDPNILTTKFLGFDLSNPIGIAAGFDKHGDAIVGLRNIGFSIIEIGSVTPEPQPGNPKPRVFRLPEDLAVINRYGFNSEGHNEVYSKIKDIDKTILSRGVLGVNLGKNKESNDAIKDYTLGIKKFYDIADYFVINISSPNTPGLRSLQQRGELEKLLTEINKERNSIQAKTKPPLLLKLAPDLTNDELKDIIAVVSKKECKVDGLIISNTTIDRSSLVNQEFSNETGGLSGKPLTKKSTEMVKQVYKLTKGKIPIVGVGGVFTGQDAYEKILAGANAIQIYTSFIYEGPPVITKIKSELAELLQRDGYKSVNEAIGKAVK comes from the exons ATGAGCTCCAAAACTCAAGCATTG AAGAAAATCAAATCCCTATGTTATTTAACGATTGGTGGATCTGTGGCCTACCAGTTTACATAcatgaaaaaagattttaatggTTACTATCAATCATTTCTGCAGCCTGCTATCCAGTATTTAAGCCCTGAATTAGCACACAGACTTGGAGTATCGGCTGTAAAGTATGGTTTCTTTCCAccagaaaaatataatgaccCAAATATActt acaaCCAAATTTTTAGGATTTGACCTTAGCAATCCAATTGGTATTGCAGCAGGTTTTGATAAACATGGGGATGCCATAGTTGGTCTACGAAATATTGGATTTTCTATAATTGAAATAGGGTCTGTTACACCAGAACCTCAACCTGGAAATCCAAAACCTCGTGTTTTCCGTTTACCAGAAGATCTGGCTGTGATCAACAGATATGGGTTCAATAGCGAAGGCCATAATGAGGTTTATAGCAAAATCAAAGATATTGATAAAACCATTTTGTCAAGAGGAGTATTGGGAGTTAACTTAGGAAAGAACAAAGAGTCTAATGATGCAATTAAAGATTACACTTTGGGAATTAAGAAGTTTTATGATATAGCTGATTACTTTGTTATTAATATCAGCAG tcCTAACACACCCGGCCTGAGATCATTACAACAAAGAGGAGAACTAGAGAAACTtttaactgaaataaataaggaaAGAAACTCTATTCAAGCTAAAACTAAACCTCCATTGCTCTTGAAACTAGCTCCAGACCTCACAAATGATGAACTGAAAGATATCATTGCTGTTGTTTCTAAGAAAGAATGCAAAGTAGATGGTCTTATAATATCTAACACAACAATAGATAGATCTTCTCTAGTGAATCAAGAGTTTTCAAATGAAACAGGGGGACTTAGTGGGAAACCATTGACCAAGAAATCAACAGAAATGGTGAAACAAGTGTATAAATTAACTAaag GAAAAATACCAATAGTTGGTGTTGGAGGGGTATTCACTGGCCAGGATGCCTATGAAAAGATATTAGCTGGTGCAAATGCAATTCAGATCTACACATCATTTATTTACGAAGGACCACCTGTAatcactaaaataaaatcagaacTTGCTGAATTACTGCAGAGAGATGGCTACAAGAGTGTCAACGAAGCAATAGGAAAGGCAGTGAAATGA
- the LOC106137144 gene encoding dihydroorotate dehydrogenase (quinone), mitochondrial isoform X2 yields the protein MKKDFNGYYQSFLQPAIQYLSPELAHRLGVSAVKYGFFPPEKYNDPNILTTKFLGFDLSNPIGIAAGFDKHGDAIVGLRNIGFSIIEIGSVTPEPQPGNPKPRVFRLPEDLAVINRYGFNSEGHNEVYSKIKDIDKTILSRGVLGVNLGKNKESNDAIKDYTLGIKKFYDIADYFVINISSPNTPGLRSLQQRGELEKLLTEINKERNSIQAKTKPPLLLKLAPDLTNDELKDIIAVVSKKECKVDGLIISNTTIDRSSLVNQEFSNETGGLSGKPLTKKSTEMVKQVYKLTKGKIPIVGVGGVFTGQDAYEKILAGANAIQIYTSFIYEGPPVITKIKSELAELLQRDGYKSVNEAIGKAVK from the exons atgaaaaaagattttaatggTTACTATCAATCATTTCTGCAGCCTGCTATCCAGTATTTAAGCCCTGAATTAGCACACAGACTTGGAGTATCGGCTGTAAAGTATGGTTTCTTTCCAccagaaaaatataatgaccCAAATATActt acaaCCAAATTTTTAGGATTTGACCTTAGCAATCCAATTGGTATTGCAGCAGGTTTTGATAAACATGGGGATGCCATAGTTGGTCTACGAAATATTGGATTTTCTATAATTGAAATAGGGTCTGTTACACCAGAACCTCAACCTGGAAATCCAAAACCTCGTGTTTTCCGTTTACCAGAAGATCTGGCTGTGATCAACAGATATGGGTTCAATAGCGAAGGCCATAATGAGGTTTATAGCAAAATCAAAGATATTGATAAAACCATTTTGTCAAGAGGAGTATTGGGAGTTAACTTAGGAAAGAACAAAGAGTCTAATGATGCAATTAAAGATTACACTTTGGGAATTAAGAAGTTTTATGATATAGCTGATTACTTTGTTATTAATATCAGCAG tcCTAACACACCCGGCCTGAGATCATTACAACAAAGAGGAGAACTAGAGAAACTtttaactgaaataaataaggaaAGAAACTCTATTCAAGCTAAAACTAAACCTCCATTGCTCTTGAAACTAGCTCCAGACCTCACAAATGATGAACTGAAAGATATCATTGCTGTTGTTTCTAAGAAAGAATGCAAAGTAGATGGTCTTATAATATCTAACACAACAATAGATAGATCTTCTCTAGTGAATCAAGAGTTTTCAAATGAAACAGGGGGACTTAGTGGGAAACCATTGACCAAGAAATCAACAGAAATGGTGAAACAAGTGTATAAATTAACTAaag GAAAAATACCAATAGTTGGTGTTGGAGGGGTATTCACTGGCCAGGATGCCTATGAAAAGATATTAGCTGGTGCAAATGCAATTCAGATCTACACATCATTTATTTACGAAGGACCACCTGTAatcactaaaataaaatcagaacTTGCTGAATTACTGCAGAGAGATGGCTACAAGAGTGTCAACGAAGCAATAGGAAAGGCAGTGAAATGA
- the LOC106137165 gene encoding ATP synthase subunit s, mitochondrial: protein MSLITNLRHNKSAITKTGFSFNYQVRHFWEYVNMMFNKPDPKRIELLGPDRACAEWVLRNGGRVVWEDGRKLADYNSLPPEEETVPKLLEIDGSDSSISHYGFPHLSGCTKLKRIILHNDNYIDDRAMKGLSYGKSTLTHVQVSKCGSVTDAGVKEIKILDKLETLILFDLENVSNLNECKQFLQTQLPNCKIQDDAEQIKYER, encoded by the exons atGTCACTAATTACGAATTTACGTCAC AATAAATCTGCAATTACGAAAACtggtttttcatttaattaccAAGTACGGCACTTTTGGGAATATGTGAACATGATGTTTAATAAACCTGACCCAAAAAGAATTGAATTATTGGGCCCGGATCGAGCTTGTGCTGAATGGGTGCTTAGAAATGGTGGCCGTGTTGTCTGGGAAGATGGGAGAAAGTTGGCTGATTACAATAGTTTACCACCTGAGGAGGAAACTGTACCTAAACTTTTAGAAATTGATGGATCAGACTCTTCTATATCACACTATGGGTTTCCACAcctaa GTGGATGTACAAAATTGAAGAGAATTATACTACACAATGATAACTACATAGATGATAGAGCCATGAAAGGTTTGTCATATGGAAAAAGCACGCTCACTCATGTCCAAGTATCTAAGTGTGGAAGTGTCACTGATGCTGGGGTCAAAGAGATAAAGATACTGGATAAGCTGGAGACATTAATACTTTTTGATTTAGAAAATGTATCAAATCTTAATGAATGTAAACAATTCCTTCAAACACAACTGccaaattgtaaaatacaaG ATGATGctgaacaaattaaatatgaaagataa